One segment of Zhihengliuella halotolerans DNA contains the following:
- a CDS encoding APC family permease, producing MSDATAQGRTDASEQSGETGGLSKKGLSAGSVGLIGAIVIGVSCIAPAYTFTAAIGPTASAVGLQVPAIILAGFIPMLLVAFGYRELNRSMPDSGTSFTWATRAFGPWIGWLGGWGLIAATILVLSNLAGVAVDFLYLLIAQISGNAGIADLAANPFINVITCLAFMAAATAISYRDMQTTQRVQYLLVGFQILVLIVFAIAAIVHVANGSGYDPEPIALEWFNPFAVDSFSAVAAGLSLSIFIFWGWDVTLTMNEETEGSATTPGRAATLTVLIIVGLYLLLSVSLIAFAGVGTGEYGLGNESIQENVFFHLSHLVLGPFAWLVSLAVLSSSAASLQSTFVSPARTLLAMGHYGAISPKFARVSPRFFTPGYATIVSAVVASVFYAVMRFVSENVLWDTITALGMMICLYYGITAFASVWYFRRTYTRSVRNFVFQLLCPGIGGLILIVLFFTTIIDSMDPAYGSGSSIFGVGLVFVLGMVVLGLGVALMIVQYVRRPAFFRGETLTKAAEN from the coding sequence ATGAGCGATGCGACGGCGCAAGGGCGCACCGACGCCTCCGAGCAGTCCGGCGAGACCGGCGGACTGAGCAAGAAGGGCCTCAGCGCCGGATCGGTCGGCCTCATCGGCGCGATCGTCATCGGCGTCTCCTGCATCGCCCCGGCCTACACGTTCACCGCGGCCATCGGGCCGACGGCGTCGGCGGTCGGGCTGCAGGTGCCCGCGATCATCCTGGCGGGCTTCATCCCGATGCTCCTGGTGGCTTTCGGCTACCGCGAGCTCAACCGGTCCATGCCGGACAGTGGTACGTCCTTCACGTGGGCGACGCGCGCGTTCGGTCCGTGGATCGGCTGGCTCGGCGGCTGGGGGCTGATCGCCGCAACCATCCTGGTGCTCTCCAACCTGGCTGGCGTCGCCGTCGACTTCCTCTATCTGCTCATCGCGCAGATCTCCGGTAACGCCGGCATCGCCGATCTGGCGGCGAATCCGTTCATCAACGTCATCACGTGTCTGGCCTTCATGGCTGCCGCGACGGCGATCTCCTACCGCGACATGCAGACGACCCAGCGCGTCCAGTACCTGCTGGTGGGCTTCCAGATCCTCGTGCTCATCGTTTTCGCGATCGCGGCTATCGTGCACGTGGCCAACGGCAGCGGGTACGACCCGGAGCCGATCGCCCTCGAATGGTTCAACCCGTTCGCCGTCGACTCCTTCTCCGCGGTCGCGGCCGGCCTGTCCCTGTCGATCTTCATCTTCTGGGGCTGGGACGTCACGCTGACGATGAACGAGGAGACCGAGGGGTCGGCGACGACGCCGGGCCGCGCCGCGACGCTCACGGTCCTGATCATCGTGGGCCTGTACCTGCTGCTGTCGGTGTCGCTCATCGCCTTCGCGGGCGTCGGCACGGGGGAGTACGGGCTCGGCAACGAGTCCATCCAGGAGAACGTCTTCTTCCACCTCTCGCACCTGGTGCTCGGGCCGTTCGCGTGGCTCGTCTCGCTGGCCGTGCTCTCGAGCTCGGCCGCCTCGCTGCAGTCGACGTTCGTCTCCCCGGCGCGCACCCTGCTGGCCATGGGCCACTACGGGGCGATCTCCCCGAAGTTCGCCCGCGTCAGCCCGCGTTTCTTCACCCCCGGTTACGCGACGATCGTCTCCGCCGTCGTCGCCTCGGTGTTCTACGCGGTCATGCGCTTCGTCTCCGAGAACGTCCTGTGGGACACCATCACCGCGCTCGGCATGATGATCTGCCTGTACTACGGCATCACGGCGTTCGCGAGCGTCTGGTACTTCCGCCGCACCTACACCCGCTCGGTGCGGAACTTCGTGTTCCAGCTGCTCTGCCCGGGCATCGGCGGCCTCATCCTGATCGTGCTGTTCTTCACGACCATCATCGACAGCATGGATCCGGCCTACGGCTCCGGCTCGAGCATCTTCGGCGTCGGTCTGGTATTCGTGCTCGGCATGGTCGTGCTGGGCCTCGGCGTCGCGCTGATGATCGTGCAGTACGTCCGGCGCCCCGCGTTCTTCCGCGGCGAGACGCTCACGAAGGCCGCCGAGAACTGA
- a CDS encoding choice-of-anchor I family protein — MNHPRLTSIGAVAAIACLLGTTAAAAPPDASPAVAGAVEHSAEGARLSLTPLGSYATGTFDTGAAEVVAHYPGAQRVMIVNADAGAVEILDVADPADPRKLYEVSAAGVTAADGSVIPAGAVANSVAVRGDGLGLAAVESPTKTDAGWLLYFDANGETPTILGAVRVGHLPDMVAVTGDGKTALVANEGEPAEDYSIDPEGTVSIVTLPKTIDDAVRGRTGGGNGLRGAVSQRQVAEADFHAFEDSVPDGVRIFGGREDAGTGTPEFPVSENLEPEYISVSPGGVTAYVSLQEANALAVLNIKSGKFTDLLPLGTVDHNNVAFDASDKDDAVNLATWPVQSFRQPDSIATFRRSGTDYTVTANEGDTRDWDGFSEEVRVKDLGDDGLAPVCASVAAEAGMGLDELTSDENLGRLKVTTADGLSDDGSCFETLYGFGGRGFSIVDGDGDLVFDSGEEFERILAEAVPEHFNSNHGETKFDARSDDKGPEPEAVALGEVDGLTYAFIGLERVGGVMVYDVTEPASSEFVTYVNNRDFSVNAEKAIDDGADPAETLAAAGDLGPESIAFISAADSSSGSPLLVVGNEVSGSTSIIEVSAR; from the coding sequence GTGAACCACCCCCGTCTCACCTCCATCGGCGCCGTCGCCGCGATCGCCTGCCTTCTCGGCACGACGGCGGCCGCCGCCCCGCCCGACGCCTCACCCGCCGTCGCGGGCGCCGTCGAGCACTCGGCCGAGGGCGCGCGCCTGTCGCTCACGCCGCTCGGCTCCTACGCGACCGGGACCTTCGACACGGGGGCCGCCGAGGTTGTCGCCCACTACCCCGGCGCGCAGCGCGTGATGATCGTCAATGCGGACGCGGGCGCCGTCGAAATCCTCGACGTCGCCGACCCGGCAGACCCGCGCAAACTCTACGAGGTGTCCGCGGCCGGAGTGACCGCCGCCGACGGGTCCGTGATCCCGGCGGGCGCCGTCGCCAACTCCGTGGCGGTCCGCGGGGACGGCCTGGGCCTGGCCGCCGTCGAATCGCCGACGAAGACCGACGCCGGCTGGCTGCTGTACTTCGACGCGAACGGCGAGACGCCCACGATCCTCGGCGCCGTGCGCGTCGGCCACCTGCCCGACATGGTCGCGGTGACCGGCGACGGGAAGACCGCGCTCGTCGCCAACGAGGGCGAACCCGCCGAGGACTACAGCATCGACCCGGAGGGCACGGTCTCGATCGTGACCCTGCCGAAGACCATCGACGACGCCGTCCGCGGCAGGACGGGTGGCGGCAACGGCCTTCGCGGTGCCGTCTCCCAGCGGCAGGTCGCCGAAGCCGACTTCCACGCTTTCGAGGACTCCGTGCCGGACGGCGTGCGCATCTTCGGCGGCCGCGAGGACGCGGGGACGGGCACCCCGGAGTTCCCGGTCTCCGAGAACCTCGAGCCCGAGTACATCTCCGTCTCACCCGGCGGCGTGACCGCGTACGTCTCTCTGCAGGAGGCCAACGCCCTGGCAGTGCTGAACATCAAGTCCGGAAAGTTCACGGACCTCCTGCCGCTGGGCACCGTCGATCACAACAACGTCGCCTTCGACGCCTCCGACAAGGACGACGCGGTGAACCTGGCCACCTGGCCCGTGCAGAGCTTCCGGCAGCCGGACTCGATCGCGACGTTCCGGCGCTCCGGGACCGACTACACGGTCACGGCCAACGAAGGCGACACCCGGGACTGGGACGGCTTCTCCGAGGAGGTCCGCGTCAAGGACCTCGGCGACGACGGTCTGGCACCGGTCTGCGCGTCCGTGGCCGCCGAGGCGGGGATGGGCCTCGACGAGCTCACCTCGGATGAGAATCTGGGCCGGCTCAAGGTGACGACGGCGGATGGCCTGAGCGACGACGGCTCCTGCTTCGAGACCCTCTACGGGTTCGGTGGCCGCGGATTCTCCATCGTCGACGGAGACGGGGACCTCGTCTTCGACTCGGGTGAGGAGTTCGAGCGGATCCTCGCCGAGGCCGTGCCGGAACACTTCAACTCGAACCACGGCGAGACCAAATTCGACGCGCGCTCCGACGACAAGGGGCCCGAGCCGGAGGCCGTCGCCCTCGGCGAGGTCGACGGCCTCACGTACGCGTTCATCGGCCTCGAGCGCGTCGGTGGCGTCATGGTCTACGACGTCACCGAACCGGCGTCGAGCGAGTTCGTCACCTACGTGAACAACCGCGACTTCTCGGTCAACGCCGAGAAGGCGATTGACGACGGCGCCGACCCGGCCGAGACCCTGGCGGCCGCCGGCGACCTCGGCCCGGAGTCCATCGCGTTCATCTCGGCGGCGGACTCGTCGTCCGGGTCCCCGCTGCTCGTCGTCGGCAACGAGGTCTCCGGCTCGACGAGCATCATCGAGGTCTCCGCCCGGTAG
- a CDS encoding HAD family hydrolase, producing MNSKMICLDVDGTLVNHEGHMSQAVRESGRAIVDAGHTVVISTGRSLGATLPIVELLGVEHGYAVCSNGGVTLRIDTSLPDGYEVIDRRTFDPAPALRAIRQSLPTAKYALEDDEGNFLSTERFQDASFGVEAKGVSINEMMRATATRLVVFSTDSTAEEFGHAVRTLGLEGVTYSVGWTAWLDIAAEGINKATALEALRAKLGVAPEATLAAGDGRNDIEMLAWAHRGVAMGQAPDEVKGAADEVTAPVEQDGLAIVLNGLLDDRAALR from the coding sequence ATGAACAGCAAGATGATCTGCCTGGACGTCGACGGGACCCTCGTGAATCACGAAGGGCACATGAGTCAGGCGGTACGCGAATCCGGGCGGGCCATCGTCGACGCCGGGCACACCGTGGTGATCTCCACCGGGCGCTCGCTCGGGGCAACGCTTCCGATTGTGGAACTGCTCGGCGTCGAGCACGGGTACGCCGTCTGCTCCAACGGAGGTGTGACCCTGCGCATCGACACGTCCCTGCCGGACGGGTACGAGGTGATCGACCGCCGCACGTTCGACCCGGCCCCCGCGCTGCGGGCCATCCGGCAATCCCTGCCGACCGCGAAGTACGCGCTCGAGGACGATGAGGGCAATTTCCTCTCGACCGAGCGCTTCCAGGACGCGAGCTTCGGTGTCGAGGCCAAGGGCGTGAGCATCAACGAGATGATGCGCGCGACGGCGACGCGCCTCGTGGTGTTCTCCACGGACTCGACCGCCGAGGAGTTCGGCCATGCCGTCCGCACCCTCGGGCTCGAGGGCGTGACCTACTCCGTGGGTTGGACCGCGTGGCTCGACATCGCCGCCGAGGGCATCAACAAGGCGACCGCCCTCGAGGCGCTGCGCGCCAAGCTCGGCGTCGCCCCGGAGGCGACCCTTGCCGCCGGCGACGGCCGCAACGACATCGAGATGCTCGCCTGGGCCCACCGCGGCGTGGCCATGGGCCAGGCACCCGACGAGGTCAAGGGAGCCGCCGACGAGGTCACCGCCCCCGTCGAGCAGGACGGCCTGGCCATCGTGCTCAACGGACTCCTCGACGACCGGGCCGCCCTGCGCTAA